cctatattattttataattaaaaaaaaataaagcatttaaacaaattatagaagaaacttttcttaaatatatgatgaattaGCAAAATATGTCTCAATCATAATAAACACTTTAAACAGTTCTAATGCTATCTTTAAATTATCTAGATAACTCCATAAGGAAAAAaggttaataaatacatttcataaagataacatcttaattttttttttaattgattatatccTTCTCTTTGCTCaatttgacttttttatattatattatattttattatatttataatttttttttttttgtattacagatttattatcattattatatttaacagtagttatattctatttcaacgtttttttttctctaaatagTGATAACTTCCAACAAAGAGGTTACAGTTACaagatttttcttttgatattgTTATTCTGATTTATCAAGAAAGTGTAGTATCTTCCCAAAATAAAGGGGAGCGTTCGGGATTTTTCGTCGTTTAACGAACGTAACACGCATGCCTATTGAAGGTGGAGCTCTAGCCACGCCATTCCATTCTTGTATCGCGCGATGACCATAGTAACTGGTCACACTGTCTGTCGCGTCCCGAACGGTTCagaaactttttattttcgaaagtaTTTGTAGATGACGTATCGAATGCTGATAGCTCGCGTGGtaagtttaaacattttttttaaatgaaatagtttcgtactttttttaaagttctttgtttttttgagaagttttttgttttatggcaAATCAGCTCGTCTCATTGAAAATaccgattaaaaaaaagttttgtagtagaaattatattttatattctaaacctcagtttaatcattattttcaactcatttttaatgtaacaaaaatttGTTGTCTAAGTAACTCTGTttggatataattaataatttttatgattatcAATGCAATTTTCAATCAATACAACGTAAACATCGTCattatgtgattattttattgaatttgaatttaaacatttctaaaaatatttttttataaatttgaaaagttaAAACTCCTATCACCGAAACATTATTTGAAACagatttatatttgtagttaaaagttatttttaataaacattacaccagtttatttaaatcattaagcaattaaaattcatatttcaaTATTGACTGCTAAATTTAagatcttatattattttaacggtTTTGTAACGACATTGTAAATTCTTTGCTGCAATTTTTCCAAAACTTCATAAACGTCACccttaaagttataaatagattaaataaattaaaatatataattgatgaaGTACAATTCATCCTTTATGTCTTTACGTACACAATTATGTTTTGcgttttaatgtaattgatcttagttaattttatcgatGATGTTATTAGGGAAGATTGAAGTTGTCACGAGACATACGTCATCTCGTCTACATTAATTCTTCATCAACTTAGCCATTTCGTGCAATCTACGTTCTTTCATCAACTTAGCGGTTTCAAAATGTTGTTATCACGTTAATTCTGATATGagaaattagatatttttatacagaactAGTTATTCGTCTCGGCTTCGCACGCAATAGAGAACTCGTAATCTATCCGTTCACAGATAAAACACTTacattgaaagaaaaaaaatagcataaaatTCCGTTTTTTCGGTTCAGGACCTGCTCGGGCATAGATAGAGTTCTATTAAATTCGTGAAATTATCATGAAAACTGGAACAATGGCATAGGAATGCATAGTATGCGTGCAATTAATACTTCTTAAAGAACCAatttctatgggcagtggtgaccactaacataacataaaataacatcataAAACTACTCACTAGAGTAAACTTTAGTTAacgattattttatcatatttgcgATAACGTCCGGGCACAATAATTCCAACTCAGTCGAAgagctataataataacatctagCAAAACAGAGCGACTGTGGGAAGAAGAAATATCACATACAACATCCCATGGTCGCGAGTGCGTTGCCGGTGAAAAATTGCTTCTATTTCTTAAGAGAAGATACCGCATGCTGTCAGGTGGACAATATACTTGTCTGACTTTTTAATAACGTAAACACgagataagtatatatatttataagaaaatatatatcttctCTATCGGAAGTCTTCCGACGGGTTTTTAATCCAGGGCTACCACCAGCCGCTTTAGATTGACACGAAAGTTTAACGTAATCACTATGCTtttgtacaagatagcttgatcttttttttctgatcgacataactttacaatgacgaacatattattttcgtaattatatgattttaaaaattgtaaaaatattataaaaaatacatataatacaaaagttcctaaatgtttaagcgttatccgaaaattttaagactttttctattatatattattgctttagagtaaaatttaaatagtaacactgaaaataatagacgcttgtacaatgttacatcggtcggacggtagggacgcgaataacaggcagtaactgctataaatatcgattacaaatatgattattaaaaatcattgtaagttatttttacaaacttttggttggggtctctttagctgatATAGcgctttttagaaaaaaaagtaaaaaaaaaaattgaattctaatttgaattacgcattccatcaaACTTGAACAGAAACAAAACTTCCTAAatctaaatatgaatattatgttcCTTAATGGTCATAATATGGTGAAACTAATCTAAGTTAGAAGTAAGTAGGAACATATACAAAGAGCCACTTTAATAAACCTGTTCCTTTAGACTTTACTCAGTGAAGTTgttatcgaaaatatttttttttttggatataataaaaaaatgcatattgaACGAATAACTTTGTGTATGAGTTCCTAcagaaataattcaattgagCACGCTAGTCGTTTCGAATAATTGTTTAGCAGGGAAAACATAACGCATGCATAGACCTAattggtttataaataaaattacttagtatgaatctatctatataaaataaatttgttctaTGCGTTCCTAAGCCATTTCTCCTTTCGTGATGAAAATTTTGTGAGTTGCTCAGCGTAAGCCCGAGAAGATGCCTAGCCTAATATTGGATAACACGTCGCACGTCAGTAAACCTTCCAGCCTGCATGATGTTTTCCAACAACTTCAACAGTCATCGTAGTATTTTAAGCAATTTACacaaaatctaattaattatatcactgTATTAAAATTCATGTGGTACTTTTATAATTTGTCGCTTTCAAAAAGACAGATGGACAAACAGTAGAAGAATGGTCTCTCATGTACTAAAATAGTGCAGTTTTAACCTAGAAACTTGGATATGAAGCCGACGAAACTGTCACAAATATAGAATTGTCAAGTAtcgttactataatataatattaaagatatattattgcttAGAATAAAAGCTTATACTACAATATTTGATTCTTATAATTGCTAATCGATTTCTGTTCTCTTTTGCTTCatagtaattaattactttacacgaactttttgaaaaaattagagataaaaaatatgtcaaatctGTGAGGTGAGAAATCCTATGATATATCAAtgatcaatataattttataaatactaattttaccACTGTTTGATGTGGACATACACCGAGACAGCCTCTAAGTTAATCAATAGTTAAAACGgtattatccaatatttatttagtgaagtaataattttaatttatgtatgataACCATTTAAGTATACGGTGATCctcatttttaaagataaactcGTTGTCATCAGTTTGATGAGATTTGTAATAAAGCAATTAAATGAGCAAGCTGACGtacgtaattaattatacatacttattttctCTATAACGTCACATTTGTTTAAACATCATACATCACGAAATCCCGGTACATAAAGGCATTAGTTTGAACTactcatttaatttattgtacttgGGAAATTCAGTACTTCTAACATTTAAGAAGTTTACTGTCGAAaactcataaatttaataagcagTTAAGtaatcttgtaaataaatattaatattatctctCTCGACGCTGCACGGTTAACATTATATAGAGTATCGCTCGCTTGTTCTAACTAGTAAAATACAAGACTTAGCCTTGGCCAGTCTGCAATTATGGTTTTTGTAAAACAAAGCCAGGAGccgtaaattgaaaatatttcttaacatacAAAATGGAAGCCAGAAACGGAACTGCTCAAATCTCAGAAGTTTCTAGTGGCAATAATGAAAGTATCAAAGATGAAAGTAACTccaacaaagaaataaattatgacgAGCTACTTTCGTCTGCTGGTGAATTTGgactttatcaaatatttttgttttgtttaacgtTTCCATTTTACATTTTCGGTGTTTTTGCGTATTATACTCAATTATTTTTGACCGAAGTTTCACCGAATCATTGGTGCTGGATCCCTGAATTAGAAAATCTAACACAAATTGAAAGAAGAAACCTTGCAATACCTCTAGATTCCAGTTCACAATTCGGATATTCACACTGTGAATCATTTGTTGCTAATTGGAGTGAAGTTTTATTAGCAGATCAAAAACCTAACGAAACATGGACAAGGCAATCCTGTCAATATGGAtgggaatttaataaaacagaaataccATATCCGACAATTTCGAGTGAATTAGGTTGGGTCTgtgataaaaatagttatcaAGCAACAGCGCAAGCCATATTCTTTGTCGGATCTATCGTAGGAGGATTCGTCGTCGGCTGGGTTGGTGATCGATTCGGTAGATTACCAGCTGCCACTTTAAGTAACTTGATTGGATGCGTGGCAGGTATTGTTAGCATTTATGCaaacaattttttacaattttctatTTGTCGATTCCTGCTTGGTATGTCCTATGATAATTGTATGATGATGACATATCTCCTCGTGTTAGAATATGTTGCGCCTAAATATAGAACTATTATTGCGAATTTGCCTTTTGCTATATTTTACACAATTGGTGCTACAGCGTTGCCTTGGATTGCTCTCGCCTGTGGACATTGGAAAACGATTAGTTTAGCGACGAGTATTCCAATGGCTCTAGCTATTTTAGCTCCATTTATCATACCAGAAAGCCCACGGTGGCTCCTTTCTAAGGGACGTATCGATGAGGCTATAAGTAAAGTAGTCACTATCGGTCGTGTGAACAAACAAGAAGTACCTTTAAAATTAATCGAACAATTTAAAgtgtcaaattataataataaagaagaaaatacgAGTATCATAAGTATGTTAAAGATAACGAAGTTAAgaaaaaattttatttgcatgTGTTTGGTATATATGTGTTCATTATCTGTCTTTGATGCTTTAGTAAGAAGTATCGGTGGCTTGGAATTTGAtttctttttatcttttacacTTGTGTCATTCACCGAATTTCCTTCCTTAGTGctagtttcatttattttagacaTAACGGGTAGAAAATGGACTTGTATAGTAGCACTTTTAGTTAGTTGTATATTTAGTGTATTAACCGCTTTTATTGGAAGCGGTTTGCCATCAGTGTTGTGTGCAATCATATCAAGGTTTGCAGTTAATATGGCTTGTAACATTACTACGCAATGGGCTGCAGAAATATTACCGACAAATGTAAGAGGCTCCGGTGCATCAATCGTCCATATTTGTAGTTACGttggtatttttatatcaccgtatattatttacttgagGAACTTTATAACATGGTTACCCTTAGTCATAGTAGGATTTATTGCCTTACTAGGAGCGTTACTCGCACTCACTTTGCCTGAAACGGCAGGTATAGATATGCCTCAAACTTTTGATGATACGGTTAACATGATTGATGGTCAAAAATTCTTTGACATACCTTGTCTAAGgaagaataaaacaaaagatgtTGGAAATGTGAATTTGTCTTTCGAGATgaattaatacttaaaaaccGTAACAAAGAAATTATCTACTTGGTTTTCCTTaaggatatttataatattactagttgAACCGGCGGCTTTAACCAACTGCACACAAACAGTCACCCTATGTTTGACCTCTTCGAGATGTGAATAAGAAAACTAACCTATGTCATTCCCCGGGAATCGAACTGCCtccaaaccaaatttcatctaatctAATTGGTTAAGCAGTTTTAGCGTGAATTGGTAACAGACAtagttacattcgcatttataatattagtatcgacgtgttttttttatttatgtacatgttTTTCATGTTGTGCTcatagtgttattttttaatttataaatttgtaataaaacttataatgcaagatcttttttttattttcaataactaATGAGCTGTGcatgttttaaagtaaaacctactttgattttaatgttgtaaaatgaaatgaaagtaTGCTATGTGCCAgcgcttatttaataattattatttataaaatagttgtacaaggacatatttttaatcagtatagGATAACGATGGAGATATATTGCTGTGCCTTTTACTAGTGCGAACaggtattcaattttttttttttgatcgtataaagtatttcttttaaatgttagtCAATTGTCATGCGATAATATGTCATTAAATAAGACCTTGTTTCATTAATATCAGTAcagaataaaaagttaaaatacaaatcgatagaagtcatattaaaaaaaaatctttgcgatgctaattattacaaaaaaattgaatatttctttcTTACAAAGTCAAcacttcaattatttatttatatattattcctattcaagaaaaaaacaaaagttaaagaATTTTCTTAAGAAGCATTGGATAATCAAATTTGTTCTTCAATTTCTCACATACACATAAATTACGGGTAATCTcaacattgtataattatatgatatttaaataaaagataattaattatggttcattaaatatttaaagtattcataCAGTGACTTGcacaatttatacttattttaatcgtaattaaatttaataggtttgagccgagatggcccagtagttagaacttCTTTTTGACCGATgagtgcgggttcaaacccagacaagcgccactgaatttccatgtacttaatttgtgtttctaattcatctcgtgctcggcggtgaaggaaaacaccgtaaggaaacctgtatgtgtctaatttcaacgaaat
This genomic window from Vanessa atalanta chromosome Z, ilVanAtal1.2, whole genome shotgun sequence contains:
- the LOC125075958 gene encoding carcinine transporter-like codes for the protein MEARNGTAQISEVSSGNNESIKDESNSNKEINYDELLSSAGEFGLYQIFLFCLTFPFYIFGVFAYYTQLFLTEVSPNHWCWIPELENLTQIERRNLAIPLDSSSQFGYSHCESFVANWSEVLLADQKPNETWTRQSCQYGWEFNKTEIPYPTISSELGWVCDKNSYQATAQAIFFVGSIVGGFVVGWVGDRFGRLPAATLSNLIGCVAGIVSIYANNFLQFSICRFLLGMSYDNCMMMTYLLVLEYVAPKYRTIIANLPFAIFYTIGATALPWIALACGHWKTISLATSIPMALAILAPFIIPESPRWLLSKGRIDEAISKVVTIGRVNKQEVPLKLIEQFKVSNYNNKEENTSIISMLKITKLRKNFICMCLVYMCSLSVFDALVRSIGGLEFDFFLSFTLVSFTEFPSLVLVSFILDITGRKWTCIVALLVSCIFSVLTAFIGSGLPSVLCAIISRFAVNMACNITTQWAAEILPTNVRGSGASIVHICSYVGIFISPYIIYLRNFITWLPLVIVGFIALLGALLALTLPETAGIDMPQTFDDTVNMIDGQKFFDIPCLRKNKTKDVGNVNLSFEMN